In Acidobacteriota bacterium, the following are encoded in one genomic region:
- the ppk1 gene encoding polyphosphate kinase 1 codes for MKSTATSLESSPPEQPEAVDAESPSQYLNRELSWLRFNERVLEEALDTRHPLLERVKFLAIFSSNLDEFFMIRVSGLRRQLAVGALEPPPDGMTPAEQLAAIREALTPLIESRARCWNDDLLPKLRHRGIRVLRYDDLKSKQRKLLRRHFRSEIFPTLTPLAFDPSHPFPHISNLSINLAVVINDPGHGDRFARLKVPNSLPRLLRIPSEDKAGSYQRLGLELPQATHFVWIEEVIAANLDLLFPELEVDAAYPFRVTRDADLEIEEDEASDLLSAMQEVVGLRHFGSVVRLEVDERMPERIREILTRNLELAPYQVYEAEAPLGMSDLFELTKVERPELKDPPFLPLVPPELSGEESLFAAIRRRDVLLYHPYDSFTPVVDFVRQAAEDPDVLAIKQTLYRVGPNSPIVEALMEARENGKQVSALVELKARFDEANNIVWARALERAGVHVVYGLLGLKTHAKMCLVVRKEHEGIRRYVHLGTGNYNPETARIYTDLGFFTADEEIASDVSDLFNALTGYSRKDRYHKLLVSPHSMRQQLLDRIQREIDLHRESGDGHIAFKMNSLVDRACIRALYEASQAGVRIDLQVRGICCLRPGVPGLSENITVTSIVGRFLEHARIYYFHNGGAEEIYLGSADLMPRNLDGRVEVLFPVSDPALRDPLRDEILFLHLRDNQQARLLEASGTYQRLTPGKRRHGDDTQSIRLAERGSWHLED; via the coding sequence TTGAAGAGCACTGCCACCTCACTGGAGAGCAGCCCCCCGGAACAGCCGGAAGCCGTCGACGCGGAATCCCCCTCGCAGTATCTCAACCGCGAGCTGAGCTGGCTGCGCTTCAACGAGCGCGTCCTCGAAGAAGCCCTGGACACCCGCCATCCGCTGCTCGAGCGGGTCAAGTTTCTAGCGATCTTTTCGAGCAACCTCGACGAGTTCTTCATGATCCGCGTCTCGGGCCTGCGCCGCCAGCTCGCTGTCGGCGCCCTCGAGCCACCGCCCGACGGCATGACGCCGGCGGAGCAGCTCGCCGCCATTCGCGAAGCGCTCACCCCGCTGATCGAGAGCCGCGCCCGCTGCTGGAACGACGACCTGCTTCCCAAACTGCGCCACCGCGGCATCCGGGTGCTGCGCTATGACGATCTCAAGAGCAAGCAGCGCAAGCTCCTGCGGCGCCACTTCCGCAGCGAGATCTTCCCCACCCTGACGCCCCTCGCCTTCGACCCGTCGCACCCCTTCCCGCACATCTCGAACCTGAGCATCAATCTGGCGGTGGTGATCAACGACCCCGGCCACGGCGACCGCTTCGCCCGCCTCAAGGTGCCCAACAGCCTGCCACGGCTGCTGCGCATTCCGAGCGAGGACAAGGCCGGCAGCTACCAGCGTCTCGGCCTCGAGCTGCCCCAGGCGACCCATTTCGTGTGGATCGAGGAGGTCATCGCCGCCAACCTCGACCTGCTCTTCCCGGAGCTCGAGGTGGACGCCGCCTATCCCTTCCGGGTGACCCGCGACGCCGACCTCGAGATCGAGGAGGACGAGGCCTCGGACCTGCTGTCGGCGATGCAGGAGGTGGTCGGCCTGCGCCACTTCGGCTCGGTGGTGCGACTGGAGGTCGACGAGCGCATGCCGGAGCGCATTCGCGAGATCCTCACCCGCAACCTCGAGCTCGCCCCCTACCAGGTCTATGAAGCCGAAGCGCCGCTCGGCATGTCCGACCTCTTCGAGCTCACCAAGGTCGAACGACCGGAGCTCAAGGACCCGCCGTTCCTGCCTTTGGTGCCGCCGGAGCTGAGCGGCGAAGAGAGCCTGTTCGCCGCCATTCGGCGCCGCGACGTTTTGCTCTATCACCCCTACGACAGCTTCACGCCGGTAGTCGACTTCGTGCGCCAGGCGGCCGAGGACCCGGACGTCCTGGCGATCAAGCAGACCCTTTATCGGGTGGGCCCCAACTCTCCCATCGTCGAGGCTCTGATGGAGGCGCGCGAGAACGGCAAGCAGGTGTCCGCCCTGGTCGAGCTCAAAGCCCGCTTCGACGAGGCCAACAACATCGTCTGGGCGCGCGCTCTGGAGCGTGCCGGGGTGCACGTGGTCTACGGCCTCCTCGGCCTCAAGACGCACGCCAAGATGTGCCTGGTGGTGCGCAAGGAGCACGAGGGAATCCGTCGCTATGTCCACCTCGGCACGGGCAACTACAACCCGGAGACGGCGCGCATCTACACCGACCTGGGCTTCTTCACCGCCGACGAGGAGATCGCCTCCGACGTCTCCGACCTGTTCAATGCCCTCACCGGCTACTCGCGCAAGGATCGCTACCACAAGCTGCTGGTGTCCCCCCACTCGATGCGCCAGCAGCTCCTCGACCGCATCCAGCGGGAGATCGACCTGCATCGCGAGAGCGGCGATGGCCACATCGCCTTCAAGATGAACTCGCTGGTCGATCGCGCCTGCATTCGCGCCCTCTACGAAGCCTCCCAGGCAGGCGTCCGGATCGACCTCCAGGTGCGCGGCATCTGCTGCCTGCGGCCCGGCGTGCCGGGCCTCTCCGAGAACATCACCGTGACCTCCATCGTCGGTCGCTTCCTCGAGCACGCCCGGATCTACTACTTCCACAACGGCGGCGCCGAAGAGATCTATCTCGGTAGCGCCGACCTCATGCCGCGCAACCTCGACGGGCGCGTCGAAGTGCTCTTCCCGGTGAGCGATCCCGCCCTGCGCGATCCGCTACGGGACGAGATCCTCTTCCTCCACCTGCGCGACAACCAACAGGCCCGCCTGCTCGAAGCCTCCGGCACCTACCAGCGGCTGACGCCCGGAAAGCGCCGTCACGGCGACGACACCCAGAGCATCCGCCTCGCCGAGCGCGGCTCCTGGCACCTCGAAGACTAG
- a CDS encoding RTX toxin codes for MKNTARNHHRIVVAILCFAAAFSVEAQGQLVWEAKGPAPLLLGSVENISAGPVAGALEAVVAHPTNPDILWVGSVNGGVFRTLDATASIPIWTAQTDHLRSLSIAALELDPTDGSHQTLVAGIGHTSAYGGIGGALEGVMRTTDGGVSWTLLPSANLVGLDLRGVAPRGSTLVAAVRGPFSSCSSLGIFRSTDSGSTFIRLSHNLFGGLSAAGLPCGFAFDLAQDPTLSTRLYVPSTGLGLAEDGLYRSSDTGATWTQVGAGSVMDMALEATPAVVQVVAGRGGGNLFVATCASGRLSGLFHSPDGGTNWSSLDLPQTTELFGAVYGVHPGGQCNPHLSLVADPLDHSVVYVGGDRQPAANEALQGNAFPNSIGASGFVGRLFRVDADLAPGSQARPITHCAPPLPAACGGQASTASDSAPHADSREMVFDANGDLIEVDDGGVYRHTDPLGGAGDWQSVVGNLAAIEQHDSAYDSLSNIIISGNQDNGSGEQLLPASSVWATVRGGDGGDVVVAPGDPLASQSTRYASAQNLQSLTRRIYDAANVLVTAMEPTLTPIGGSPAIAPQFKTPLAVNALDPTRLIAGGANGVYESLTRLDTINRISTARITSFTGGSPIAYGRPGNAELLYFGTATQVCQRIGAPGAAVSCTTLTADFRGITAVVLDPDSDTVAFAVDVANVFRTNNAGSTWSAVTGDLFTAPGNNAGNINFAEYVNGPGGDLLVVGTDTGVYAASEGAGFSTWTPLGISLPNAPVYELDYDPADDVLLAGTLGRGAWLLDFGGCPANAVIANTTLSAAATFTASNSITLGPGLEIDGAGVHMVSPATALGPGTAVTNTFSATPGTCP; via the coding sequence ATGAAAAATACCGCTCGCAATCACCACCGGATCGTCGTCGCGATCCTCTGCTTCGCAGCCGCCTTTAGTGTGGAGGCTCAAGGACAGCTGGTCTGGGAGGCCAAGGGCCCGGCGCCGCTCCTTCTCGGCTCGGTGGAGAACATTTCCGCCGGACCGGTGGCGGGCGCCCTCGAGGCGGTGGTGGCGCATCCCACGAATCCCGACATCTTGTGGGTCGGATCAGTCAACGGAGGCGTCTTCCGCACCCTCGATGCCACCGCTTCGATTCCGATCTGGACCGCCCAGACGGACCACCTGCGGTCCCTCTCGATCGCCGCCCTGGAGCTCGATCCCACCGACGGCAGCCATCAGACACTGGTGGCGGGGATCGGCCACACCAGTGCCTACGGTGGCATCGGCGGCGCGCTGGAGGGGGTGATGAGGACCACCGACGGTGGGGTCTCCTGGACTCTCCTGCCGTCGGCAAATCTCGTCGGACTCGACCTGCGGGGGGTGGCCCCCCGGGGCTCGACTCTGGTGGCGGCGGTCCGGGGACCGTTCTCGAGCTGCTCGTCTCTGGGGATCTTTCGCAGTACCGATTCGGGGAGTACCTTCATCCGGCTGTCTCACAACCTCTTCGGCGGCCTCAGCGCCGCGGGGCTGCCGTGCGGCTTCGCCTTCGACCTGGCCCAGGATCCCACCCTGAGTACGCGACTGTACGTCCCTTCGACCGGCCTCGGCCTGGCGGAGGACGGTCTCTACCGCAGCAGCGATACCGGGGCGACCTGGACCCAGGTCGGCGCCGGCTCGGTGATGGACATGGCGCTAGAAGCCACGCCGGCGGTGGTGCAGGTGGTGGCCGGCCGCGGTGGTGGAAACCTCTTCGTGGCGACCTGCGCCAGCGGCCGCCTGTCGGGACTGTTCCACTCGCCCGATGGCGGGACGAACTGGTCCAGCCTCGACCTGCCGCAGACTACCGAGCTGTTCGGCGCCGTCTATGGAGTTCACCCGGGGGGGCAGTGCAACCCCCATCTCTCGCTGGTCGCCGATCCGCTGGACCACTCGGTGGTCTATGTCGGCGGCGACCGTCAGCCTGCCGCCAACGAGGCGCTCCAAGGCAATGCCTTCCCGAACTCGATCGGCGCCAGCGGCTTCGTCGGTCGTCTGTTCAGGGTCGACGCGGATCTGGCGCCGGGCAGCCAGGCGCGCCCGATCACCCATTGCGCACCGCCTCTGCCGGCGGCCTGTGGCGGTCAGGCGAGCACCGCATCGGACAGCGCTCCCCACGCCGACTCGCGGGAGATGGTGTTCGACGCCAACGGTGACCTGATCGAGGTCGACGACGGCGGTGTCTATCGCCACACGGATCCCCTCGGTGGCGCTGGCGACTGGCAGTCGGTGGTCGGCAACCTGGCGGCCATCGAGCAGCACGACAGCGCCTACGACTCGCTCAGTAACATCATCATCTCCGGCAACCAGGACAACGGCAGCGGTGAGCAACTGCTGCCGGCGAGCTCGGTGTGGGCCACGGTGCGGGGAGGGGACGGGGGAGACGTGGTGGTGGCGCCCGGCGATCCCCTGGCGAGCCAGTCGACCCGCTACGCCAGCGCCCAGAACCTGCAATCCCTGACCCGCCGCATCTATGATGCCGCCAACGTCCTGGTGACGGCGATGGAGCCGACCCTGACGCCGATCGGCGGCTCGCCGGCGATCGCGCCGCAGTTCAAGACCCCGTTGGCGGTGAATGCGCTGGACCCCACTCGGCTGATCGCGGGGGGTGCCAACGGCGTCTACGAGAGCCTGACCCGCCTCGACACCATCAACCGCATCTCGACCGCCAGGATCACCTCGTTCACTGGCGGAAGCCCGATTGCCTACGGTCGGCCGGGCAATGCGGAGCTGCTTTACTTTGGAACCGCCACGCAGGTCTGCCAGCGCATCGGTGCGCCGGGCGCCGCCGTCTCCTGCACCACCCTGACGGCCGACTTCCGTGGCATCACCGCGGTGGTGCTCGATCCGGACAGCGACACGGTGGCCTTTGCCGTCGACGTCGCCAACGTCTTCCGCACCAACAATGCCGGATCCACCTGGAGCGCCGTCACCGGCGATCTGTTCACCGCTCCGGGCAACAACGCCGGAAATATCAACTTCGCCGAGTACGTCAACGGTCCCGGCGGCGACCTGCTGGTGGTGGGCACCGACACCGGCGTCTACGCCGCCAGCGAGGGCGCGGGCTTCTCGACCTGGACGCCGCTGGGAATCAGCTTGCCGAACGCCCCGGTCTACGAGCTCGACTACGATCCCGCCGACGATGTGCTGCTGGCGGGAACCCTGGGGCGAGGCGCCTGGCTTCTGGACTTTGGCGGCTGCCCGGCAAACGCGGTGATCGCCAACACCACCCTGAGCGCTGCCGCGACCTTCACCGCAAGCAACTCGATCACCCTCGGTCCGGGACTGGAGATCGATGGGGCGGGGGTCCACATGGTGTCGCCGGCTACCGCCCTGGGGCCCGGGACTGCGGTCACCAACACCTTCTCGGCGACCCCTGGCACCTGCCCGTGA
- a CDS encoding glycosyltransferase family 39 protein: MTAPNRALSWPLVLIPGLKLLLHALTFRGYGIFRDELYYVACSQRLDLGYVDHPPLSIALLAAWRGLFGESLLAMRLAPALAGALTVLLVGLITRQLGGRSFAQILAMTAAGTAPVMLALHHYYSMNALDLLVWAAAGCWLLRRPQAGPRATWLGLGVLCGLGLLNKISVLWLGAGLLVAILATPLRRDLRQPWPWLGGAVAGAIFLPHVLWQIGHGWPTLEFIANATGEKMVRVAPLDFLLGQVEMMSFFIAPLWLGGLAWLLLSRRGKPFRSLGWIYLTVFVILAASGSSRPSYLAPAYGFLLAAGAVALENLTSGRLGRWLRAGVAVIVVAAAALVAPFGMPLLAVDDYITHAQRLGVEPSTSERRELAALPQFYADMHGWQRIADAVVEVYRNLPEAERRQAAAFAPNYGVAGAIEVLGGDLGPPVISGHNNYWLWGPGEASGEVVLVVGGERDELAESYRSVELAAVVDCGHCLPSENQRPIFVARGLRAPVDDVWRSVKHFD, encoded by the coding sequence ATGACCGCTCCCAATCGGGCCCTTTCTTGGCCGCTGGTGTTGATTCCCGGCCTCAAGCTCCTGCTCCATGCCCTGACCTTTCGCGGCTACGGCATCTTCCGCGACGAGCTCTACTACGTCGCCTGCAGTCAGCGCCTCGACCTCGGCTACGTCGATCATCCGCCCCTCTCGATCGCCCTGCTCGCCGCCTGGCGGGGGCTCTTCGGCGAGTCGCTGCTGGCGATGCGCCTGGCGCCGGCCCTCGCCGGAGCCCTCACCGTGCTGTTGGTCGGCCTGATCACCCGCCAGCTCGGCGGACGCTCCTTCGCCCAGATCCTCGCCATGACCGCTGCCGGCACCGCTCCGGTGATGCTGGCCCTGCACCACTACTACTCGATGAACGCCCTCGATCTGCTGGTCTGGGCCGCCGCCGGGTGCTGGCTGTTGCGTCGTCCCCAGGCCGGTCCGCGAGCCACCTGGTTGGGCCTCGGCGTCCTCTGCGGCCTCGGTCTGCTCAACAAGATCAGCGTCCTTTGGCTCGGCGCCGGTCTCCTCGTCGCCATTCTCGCCACCCCCTTGCGCCGCGACCTGCGCCAGCCCTGGCCGTGGCTCGGCGGCGCCGTTGCCGGGGCGATCTTTCTCCCCCACGTCCTGTGGCAGATCGGGCACGGCTGGCCGACCCTCGAGTTCATCGCCAATGCCACCGGCGAAAAGATGGTCAGGGTCGCCCCGCTGGACTTCTTGCTCGGCCAGGTCGAGATGATGAGCTTTTTCATCGCACCCCTCTGGCTGGGGGGCCTGGCCTGGCTACTCCTCAGCCGCCGCGGTAAACCCTTCCGAAGCCTTGGCTGGATTTACTTGACGGTGTTCGTGATCCTCGCCGCCAGCGGCAGCTCCAGGCCGAGCTACCTGGCTCCCGCCTACGGCTTCCTGCTCGCCGCCGGAGCCGTCGCTTTGGAGAACCTCACCAGCGGCAGGCTCGGTCGGTGGCTGCGGGCTGGAGTGGCGGTGATCGTCGTCGCCGCTGCCGCCCTCGTCGCGCCCTTCGGCATGCCTCTCCTGGCCGTCGACGACTACATCACCCACGCCCAGCGGCTGGGAGTCGAGCCTTCGACCTCGGAGCGCCGCGAGCTCGCCGCCCTGCCGCAGTTCTATGCCGACATGCACGGCTGGCAGAGGATCGCCGACGCCGTGGTCGAGGTCTATCGCAATCTTCCGGAGGCCGAGCGCCGACAGGCCGCCGCCTTCGCGCCCAACTACGGGGTCGCCGGCGCCATCGAGGTGTTGGGCGGCGACCTCGGCCCGCCGGTGATCAGCGGACACAACAACTACTGGCTCTGGGGCCCCGGCGAGGCCAGCGGCGAGGTGGTGCTGGTGGTCGGCGGCGAGCGCGACGAGCTGGCGGAGAGCTATCGCTCCGTCGAGCTCGCCGCGGTGGTCGACTGCGGCCACTGCCTGCCGTCCGAAAACCAACGGCCGATCTTCGTCGCTCGCGGCCTGCGCGCCCCGGTCGACGACGTCTGGCGGTCCGTCAAGCACTTCGACTGA
- a CDS encoding histidine phosphatase family protein translates to MTRRTLLLLRHGKSDWTVQHDDDRQRPLNPRGRRAALTIGRFLAAAGPLPDLAIASPAERARRTLELAASAGAWNRPVAVAEEIYSESVEGLLEHWLPGFDDSLRRVLLVGHQPTFSELLRRLVGGGDFRFPTAALARIDLPLESWAEPAAGRGELRWLVTPKILQRWEEAP, encoded by the coding sequence GTGACGCGACGAACCCTACTCCTGCTCCGCCACGGTAAGTCCGACTGGACGGTGCAGCACGACGACGACCGGCAGCGTCCGCTCAATCCTCGGGGGCGGCGGGCAGCCCTCACCATCGGACGGTTTCTCGCCGCGGCCGGGCCGTTGCCCGATCTCGCCATCGCGTCGCCGGCCGAGCGGGCCCGGCGGACCCTCGAGCTGGCGGCCTCGGCGGGGGCTTGGAATCGCCCCGTGGCGGTGGCCGAAGAGATCTACTCCGAGTCCGTCGAGGGCCTGTTGGAGCATTGGCTGCCGGGATTCGATGACTCCCTGCGCCGGGTTCTGCTGGTCGGTCACCAGCCGACCTTCTCGGAGCTGCTGCGCCGCCTGGTCGGCGGCGGCGACTTTCGTTTCCCGACGGCGGCCTTGGCGCGCATCGATTTACCCCTCGAGAGCTGGGCTGAGCCGGCGGCCGGCCGCGGTGAGCTGCGCTGGCTGGTGACCCCGAAAATCCTGCAGCGCTGGGAGGAGGCACCTTGA